One Rhodobacteraceae bacterium M385 genomic region harbors:
- a CDS encoding threonine/serine dehydratase, producing MTHPMPDAISAAAPLIAPYIRRTPVLPVEAGALGLPCPVTFKLEHTQITGSFKLRGAFYNMLTRDVPAAGVVAASGGNHGAAVAYAATTLGHQSRIFVPSLIAKEEKLRRMRGFGGEVVLTEGSVGACMEEYAAYAQASGALAVHPYDTIPTLTGQGTLAREIEAQMDGIDTIFVSTGGGGLIGGISAWFRDRVKIVSVETEGTNTLEKSMREGPDIDVSASGIAAGSLGGPRLGVDSFALIREFVDEAVILPDSDVFDAANRLWEATRLIGEPGSAVALAALTSGAYVPEKDERVCVVLCGGNAEPDWFVQ from the coding sequence ATGACACATCCTATGCCCGACGCCATTTCGGCCGCCGCCCCGCTGATCGCCCCCTATATACGCCGCACCCCGGTCCTCCCGGTCGAGGCAGGCGCCCTTGGGCTGCCCTGCCCCGTGACCTTCAAGCTAGAGCACACGCAGATCACCGGGTCGTTCAAGCTGCGCGGCGCATTCTACAACATGCTGACCCGGGATGTGCCCGCCGCGGGAGTGGTGGCGGCCTCGGGCGGCAACCATGGCGCAGCGGTGGCTTATGCGGCCACTACCCTTGGCCATCAGAGCCGCATCTTCGTCCCCTCATTGATCGCGAAAGAAGAGAAACTGCGCCGGATGCGCGGTTTCGGCGGAGAAGTCGTGCTGACCGAGGGCTCAGTGGGCGCATGCATGGAAGAATACGCCGCATACGCGCAGGCCTCTGGTGCGCTCGCGGTGCATCCCTACGATACGATCCCGACGCTCACCGGCCAGGGCACGTTAGCCCGGGAGATCGAGGCACAGATGGACGGAATTGACACGATCTTTGTGTCCACTGGCGGCGGCGGCTTGATTGGCGGCATTTCCGCTTGGTTCCGGGACCGTGTGAAAATCGTTTCAGTCGAGACAGAGGGCACGAATACGCTGGAAAAATCCATGCGTGAAGGCCCCGACATTGACGTATCCGCCAGCGGGATCGCCGCAGGCTCTTTGGGCGGGCCACGGCTTGGCGTCGATAGCTTCGCCCTGATCCGAGAGTTTGTGGACGAGGCCGTGATCTTGCCAGACTCTGATGTCTTCGATGCCGCCAATCGCCTGTGGGAGGCCACCCGCCTGATCGGAGAGCCGGGCAGCGCCGTGGCGTTGGCGGCGCTGACCTCGGGTGCCTATGTGCCAGAGAAGGACGAGAGGGTGTGCGTCGTGCTCTGCGGCGGCAACGCCGAGCCCGATTGGTTCGTCCAGTAG
- the cobT gene encoding cobaltochelatase subunit CobT: MSKFNPSDNPADPFKKALADATRVMADDPDLAVTYTVDPPGLSADSVRLPQVSRRMTREEVLLARGTADALALRHKYHDQGTAARYAPQGAMARDLMDAMENARCEAMGARDMPGTAGNIDAKIGHDARRKGYGEIRDASDAPLSTAAGYLIRHLATGRDLPPEAGNVMELWRGFIEDRCDGTLEDLQDVLSDQKSFAKFARQLIDDLGYGDQLGDDPDDMDDEAEDEAGEDAEDDAPDSTGEDDNDDEEAEASPEQSQEEQQDESQAQVEMDDNGDMDEAEEQEMPDGEAPQEPLPPAPHSDADPGYTVFSTENDEEIAAEDLAEAQELERLRAYLDQQLDPLKGAVSRLANKLQRRLQAQQNRSWEFDREEGILDAGRLARVVANPTTPLSFKVENDTEFRDTVVTLLLDNSGSMRGRPISIAAICADVLARTLERCGVKVEILGFTTRAWKGGKAREEWLAKGRPQQPGRLNDLRHIVYKSADAPWRRVRDNLGLMMKEGLLKENIDGEALEWAHRRMVNRTEARKILMVISDGAPVDDSTLSVNPANYLEKHLRDVIAMVEKRRAVELLAIGIGHDVTRYYERAVTITDAEQLAGAITEQLASLFDTDPRARARVMGMKRVG; encoded by the coding sequence ATGAGCAAGTTCAATCCCTCCGATAATCCCGCTGACCCGTTCAAGAAGGCCCTTGCCGACGCGACGCGGGTGATGGCGGATGATCCCGATCTGGCCGTGACCTACACCGTTGATCCCCCCGGGCTCAGCGCCGATAGCGTGCGCTTGCCTCAGGTGAGCCGCCGGATGACCCGCGAAGAGGTTCTACTGGCCCGTGGCACCGCCGATGCGCTGGCTCTGCGTCACAAATATCATGACCAAGGCACCGCCGCGCGGTACGCGCCGCAAGGGGCGATGGCCCGCGACCTGATGGACGCGATGGAAAATGCCCGCTGTGAAGCCATGGGCGCCCGCGACATGCCGGGCACCGCAGGCAACATTGACGCAAAAATCGGCCACGACGCCCGCCGCAAGGGCTATGGCGAAATCCGTGACGCCTCCGACGCTCCGCTGTCCACGGCGGCGGGCTACCTGATCCGCCACCTTGCCACGGGCCGCGATCTGCCGCCCGAGGCGGGCAACGTAATGGAACTTTGGCGCGGCTTCATTGAGGACCGTTGCGACGGCACCTTGGAAGACCTGCAAGACGTGCTGTCGGACCAGAAATCCTTCGCCAAATTCGCCCGTCAGTTGATTGATGATCTGGGATACGGCGACCAGTTGGGCGATGACCCCGACGATATGGACGACGAGGCCGAAGACGAGGCGGGCGAAGACGCAGAAGACGACGCGCCTGACAGCACCGGCGAAGACGACAACGATGACGAAGAGGCGGAAGCCTCTCCCGAGCAGTCGCAAGAGGAACAGCAAGACGAGTCCCAAGCCCAAGTCGAGATGGACGACAACGGCGATATGGACGAGGCCGAAGAGCAGGAAATGCCCGACGGGGAAGCGCCGCAGGAACCTCTGCCGCCTGCGCCTCATTCCGATGCCGACCCCGGCTACACCGTGTTCTCGACCGAGAATGACGAGGAAATCGCCGCCGAAGACCTTGCCGAGGCGCAGGAACTGGAACGCTTGCGGGCCTATCTGGACCAACAGCTCGATCCCTTGAAAGGCGCTGTGTCGCGCCTTGCCAACAAATTGCAGCGCCGCCTTCAGGCGCAACAGAACCGATCATGGGAATTTGACCGTGAGGAAGGCATCCTTGATGCGGGCCGACTGGCACGTGTGGTGGCCAACCCCACGACGCCCCTGTCGTTCAAGGTCGAAAACGATACCGAGTTCCGCGACACCGTGGTGACGCTGCTGCTCGATAACTCAGGCTCCATGCGGGGCCGCCCGATTTCTATCGCCGCGATCTGTGCCGACGTTCTCGCCCGCACGCTGGAGCGCTGCGGCGTGAAGGTGGAAATCCTGGGCTTCACCACGCGGGCGTGGAAAGGCGGTAAGGCACGGGAAGAATGGCTGGCCAAGGGCCGCCCGCAACAGCCCGGACGCCTGAACGACTTGCGCCACATCGTCTATAAATCGGCCGATGCGCCGTGGCGGCGGGTACGCGATAATCTGGGCCTGATGATGAAAGAGGGCTTGCTGAAGGAAAACATCGACGGGGAGGCGCTTGAATGGGCGCATCGCCGGATGGTGAACCGCACCGAGGCGCGCAAAATCCTTATGGTGATCTCGGACGGCGCGCCGGTGGACGACAGCACCTTGTCGGTGAACCCGGCCAATTATCTGGAAAAACACCTGCGCGATGTGATCGCTATGGTCGAGAAGCGCCGCGCGGTTGAACTGCTGGCGATCGGCATTGGCCACGATGTGACCCGCTACTACGAGCGGGCCGTAACGATCACCGACGCCGAGCAATTGGCAGGCGCGATTACAGAACAACTGGCCTCTCTGTTTGACACGGACCCACGGGCGCGCGCCCGGGTGATGGGGATGAAACGGGTCGGATAG
- a CDS encoding aminopeptidase P family protein has translation MFQDFTASTRPEDGPPRLAALRAQIAKVGLDGFLVPRADAHQGEYVADCDARLAWVTGFTGSAGFAAVLPDVAGVFVDGRYRVQVRAQVADVFTPVDWPEVQLADWLRDALPQGGKVGFDPWLHTGREIATLEKALSGSGVELVASDNLVDAIWTDRPAPPNAPITIFPDAIAGRTAADKRVACAEALRDAGQGAAVLTLPDGICWLLNIRGSDIARNPVVQTNAILFDDGTLRLFLDDARLTPELRAHLGPEVQTAPPSSFPDALAGLEGCVRLDTASAPRAISEILQDAGADIAAERDPTVLPKARKTDAEITATANAHLRDAVAMARFLHWFDETAPAGTLTEIDVAKQLETFRRDSGALKELSFDTIAGAGPNGAIVHYRVTEQTNAQVLPGQLFLIDSGGQYEDGTTDITRTLPVGTVGDEERDCFTLVLQGMIAVHRTRFPKGVAGQHLDALARAPLWATGRDYDHGTGHGVGVYLNVHEGPQGLSRRSDVPLEPGMIVSNEPGYYREGAFGIRIENLIYVVDAPEGADPHRKMLGFETLTFAPIDRRLIVTEKLSIVERDWLNAYHADVLARVTPMLQAGGYSATAAWLEAACAPL, from the coding sequence ATGTTCCAAGATTTCACCGCATCTACCCGGCCCGAAGATGGCCCCCCGCGCCTTGCCGCCCTACGGGCGCAGATTGCCAAGGTCGGGTTGGATGGTTTCCTTGTGCCCCGTGCCGATGCCCATCAGGGCGAATACGTGGCCGACTGCGATGCGCGACTGGCGTGGGTGACGGGCTTCACCGGATCGGCAGGGTTTGCCGCCGTGCTGCCCGATGTGGCGGGTGTTTTCGTGGACGGACGCTACCGGGTGCAGGTGCGGGCGCAAGTGGCCGACGTCTTTACCCCCGTGGATTGGCCCGAGGTTCAACTGGCCGATTGGCTCCGCGATGCTCTGCCCCAAGGCGGCAAGGTTGGGTTTGACCCCTGGCTGCACACGGGGCGCGAGATTGCGACGTTGGAAAAGGCGCTCAGCGGCTCGGGTGTCGAACTGGTGGCCTCTGACAATCTGGTGGATGCGATCTGGACAGACCGCCCGGCGCCGCCCAATGCCCCGATCACGATCTTTCCCGATGCGATTGCCGGAAGAACCGCCGCCGACAAACGTGTTGCCTGTGCCGAGGCTTTGCGGGATGCGGGTCAAGGGGCCGCCGTACTGACCCTGCCCGATGGGATTTGCTGGCTGCTCAACATCCGAGGCTCGGACATTGCGCGTAACCCTGTGGTCCAAACCAATGCGATCTTGTTTGACGATGGCACCCTGCGCCTGTTCCTTGACGATGCGCGACTGACGCCAGAGTTGCGGGCGCACCTGGGGCCCGAGGTACAAACCGCCCCCCCTTCCAGCTTCCCCGACGCTCTGGCAGGGCTGGAAGGCTGCGTTCGTCTGGATACCGCCAGTGCGCCCCGTGCGATTTCGGAAATCCTGCAAGACGCCGGCGCGGATATCGCCGCTGAGCGCGACCCCACGGTCTTGCCCAAGGCGCGTAAAACCGACGCCGAGATCACCGCCACAGCCAATGCCCACCTGCGCGATGCCGTGGCGATGGCGCGGTTCCTGCATTGGTTCGATGAAACCGCGCCCGCGGGCACCCTCACGGAGATCGACGTAGCCAAACAGCTCGAAACTTTCCGGCGCGACAGCGGCGCATTAAAAGAGCTGTCCTTTGACACCATCGCAGGTGCGGGCCCCAACGGCGCCATCGTGCATTATCGGGTGACAGAGCAGACAAATGCCCAGGTCTTACCCGGACAATTGTTTCTGATCGACAGCGGCGGTCAGTATGAGGACGGCACCACCGATATCACGCGCACCCTGCCCGTGGGTACGGTCGGCGATGAAGAACGCGACTGCTTCACGCTGGTCCTGCAAGGGATGATCGCGGTGCACCGCACGCGCTTTCCCAAGGGCGTGGCCGGGCAGCATCTGGATGCGCTGGCCCGTGCGCCGCTCTGGGCAACCGGACGTGATTATGACCACGGCACCGGCCACGGCGTTGGCGTCTATCTGAACGTGCACGAGGGGCCGCAGGGCCTGTCGCGCCGCAGCGACGTGCCGCTGGAGCCGGGGATGATCGTCTCGAACGAGCCGGGCTACTACCGGGAGGGGGCCTTCGGCATTCGGATCGAGAATTTGATCTACGTGGTGGACGCGCCCGAAGGGGCCGATCCACACCGCAAGATGCTGGGGTTCGAGACCCTGACATTCGCCCCCATTGACCGCCGCCTGATCGTGACCGAAAAGCTTAGCATCGTAGAACGGGACTGGCTCAACGCCTACCACGCCGATGTTTTGGCCCGCGTCACACCGATGTTACAGGCCGGTGGATACAGTGCCACAGCCGCGTGGCTAGAGGCCGCCTGCGCACCACTTTAG
- a CDS encoding DUF427 domain-containing protein, whose translation MADHITISEASGTWVVRASGAVLGESSAALELVEGDMPAVIYFPREDIGMSFLEQTQTSTTCPHKGTATYFTVTGPDGDAVDAAWSYETPLEAVKEIAGHIAFYSDRVAVEKL comes from the coding sequence ATGGCCGATCACATCACAATTTCCGAAGCATCCGGCACTTGGGTTGTCCGCGCCAGTGGCGCTGTTCTGGGCGAAAGCTCGGCCGCGCTGGAACTGGTGGAAGGCGACATGCCCGCGGTCATCTACTTCCCCCGCGAAGACATCGGGATGAGTTTTCTGGAGCAAACCCAGACATCTACCACCTGCCCCCACAAGGGTACGGCGACCTATTTCACTGTGACGGGCCCCGATGGCGACGCGGTTGATGCGGCGTGGAGCTATGAGACACCGCTTGAGGCCGTGAAAGAGATCGCGGGCCACATTGCTTTCTATTCTGACCGTGTCGCGGTCGAGAAACTGTAG
- a CDS encoding chloride channel protein, with the protein MRGIWSLLLEKGPSQFQFWLIALVIGVSAGFMALGFRKGVSWLQETLYGVEDIRLLHSFAEGLPWWMILAIPVGGGLVSGLILYKYTPDGRVRSVADVIEGAALNEGRVEGRAGIGSALASLVTLGTGGSTGREGPVVHLAAVISSKISRWINADGITGRDLLGCAVAAAVSASFNAPIAGAIFALEVVLRHFAVHAFAPIVIASAAGTVINRLEFGDVTEFALESESMLRFYVELPAFLILGILCGFIAVLFMRGTFWAEDVGNALQQRTKLPRYLRPAVAGLALGAIAIWFPHIIGVGYETTSAALTGELFLWEAIVFAILKAVATAITVGGRMGGGVFSPSLMIGAISGLAFGLVATGIFPDVSGSETLYALAGMGAVAAAVLGAPISTTLIVFELTGDWQTGLAVMVAVSMSTAVASKMVHRSFFLTQLERRNIHLAAGPQAYLLAMFRVGRVMRPMTHENSAPQERLLTLIEQGIFTDTNATLERALPIFERTGLDFLPVVQLSPTGGPPALEGALFHVDALKAYNKALAATAAEEHS; encoded by the coding sequence CTGCGGGGCATCTGGTCCTTGTTGTTGGAAAAGGGGCCGAGCCAGTTCCAATTTTGGCTGATCGCTTTGGTCATCGGCGTGTCCGCGGGCTTCATGGCATTGGGGTTTCGCAAGGGCGTAAGTTGGTTGCAGGAAACGCTTTATGGCGTTGAAGACATCCGCTTGTTGCACAGTTTTGCCGAGGGACTTCCGTGGTGGATGATCCTGGCAATTCCGGTCGGGGGCGGTTTGGTCTCTGGCTTGATCTTATATAAATATACCCCGGACGGGCGCGTGCGCTCTGTGGCGGATGTGATCGAAGGCGCGGCCCTAAACGAGGGCCGGGTCGAGGGGCGGGCGGGCATCGGATCGGCCTTGGCGTCCCTTGTGACCCTCGGCACCGGCGGCTCCACCGGCCGGGAGGGGCCGGTTGTGCATTTGGCTGCGGTGATTTCCTCGAAGATATCGCGCTGGATCAACGCCGATGGCATCACCGGACGCGATCTTCTGGGGTGTGCCGTCGCCGCCGCCGTTTCCGCCAGCTTCAATGCACCTATCGCGGGGGCTATTTTTGCCCTTGAAGTCGTGCTGCGCCATTTCGCCGTGCACGCCTTCGCGCCCATCGTCATCGCCAGCGCGGCGGGCACTGTGATAAACCGCCTAGAATTCGGCGATGTCACGGAATTTGCCTTGGAAAGCGAAAGTATGTTGCGCTTTTATGTGGAGCTTCCAGCCTTTCTGATCCTTGGCATCCTTTGCGGGTTTATCGCTGTTTTGTTCATGCGCGGCACCTTCTGGGCCGAAGACGTGGGCAACGCGTTGCAACAACGCACAAAGCTGCCCCGCTACCTGCGCCCCGCCGTGGCCGGCCTCGCCTTGGGCGCAATCGCCATCTGGTTCCCCCACATCATCGGCGTGGGGTATGAGACGACCTCCGCCGCCCTAACGGGAGAATTGTTTCTATGGGAGGCCATCGTCTTTGCGATCCTGAAGGCGGTTGCCACGGCGATCACCGTAGGGGGGCGCATGGGGGGCGGTGTATTCTCGCCCTCTCTGATGATCGGGGCGATCTCGGGTCTGGCGTTTGGCTTGGTGGCCACGGGGATCTTCCCCGATGTGTCGGGCTCTGAAACGCTCTACGCCCTTGCAGGCATGGGCGCGGTGGCGGCGGCGGTGCTAGGGGCACCGATTTCCACCACGTTGATTGTGTTCGAGCTGACGGGCGATTGGCAAACCGGTCTGGCAGTGATGGTTGCCGTGTCGATGTCCACGGCGGTCGCGTCCAAGATGGTCCATCGCAGCTTCTTCCTGACCCAGCTGGAGCGGCGCAATATCCACCTTGCCGCCGGCCCGCAGGCCTATCTGCTGGCGATGTTCCGCGTGGGCCGCGTGATGCGCCCCATGACCCACGAGAATTCCGCCCCGCAAGAACGTTTGCTGACGTTAATCGAGCAGGGCATTTTCACCGACACCAATGCCACGTTGGAACGGGCCTTGCCGATCTTTGAACGCACGGGCCTCGACTTCCTGCCCGTGGTGCAATTGTCTCCCACAGGCGGGCCACCGGCCCTAGAGGGGGCGTTGTTCCACGTCGATGCCCTGAAGGCCTACAACAAGGCGCTGGCGGCGACAGCAGCAGAAGAACACAGTTAA
- the recN gene encoding DNA repair protein RecN, with the protein MLRHLDIRDMLIIDRLELAFQPGLNVLTGETGAGKSILLDSLGFVLGWRGRADLVRTGAEQGEVVAEFDLPQGHPAYAVLAEAGLPASDELILRRINTPEGRKTAWVNDRRVSGDVLRALSDVLVELHGQQDDKGLLDPKNHRAMLDEYGNLDGLRAKVATAWRSKAAAGKALAAAEKRLVEMREEEEFLRHAVAELTKLAPEHGEEAELDAKRRMMQAAEKMREDVAQAISALGLNGAEGALSDASRWLDGVVEHAEGRLEMPMAALERALVELGEAQAGVASFAERLEFNPAELEMTEERLFALRGLARKHNVLADDLAGLADTLGQRLAALDGGEAEIAELTKTRDREDAAYKEAADKLTAARAKAALKLDRAMGAELAPLKMDRAVFETRREEAPAGPDGVDTITFTVATNPGAPSGPLNRIASGGELSRFLLALKVCLTSDQAGLTMIFDEIDRGVGGATADAVGRRLADLASGGQVLVVTHSPQVAALGAHHWRVAKTVEKGVTFSRVVPLSDDQRVEEVARMVAGDTITDAAKDAARALLKG; encoded by the coding sequence ATGCTGCGTCATCTCGATATCCGCGATATGTTGATTATTGACCGTCTGGAACTCGCGTTTCAGCCCGGGCTCAATGTGTTGACCGGGGAAACCGGGGCGGGGAAGTCGATCTTGCTCGACAGTTTGGGCTTTGTGCTTGGCTGGCGGGGCCGCGCTGATCTGGTGCGCACGGGCGCGGAGCAGGGCGAAGTGGTGGCAGAGTTCGATCTGCCCCAAGGCCACCCCGCTTATGCCGTATTGGCGGAGGCGGGCTTGCCGGCCTCGGACGAGTTGATCCTGCGCCGCATCAACACACCTGAAGGCCGCAAAACGGCTTGGGTCAACGACCGTCGCGTCAGTGGCGACGTCTTGCGTGCCTTGTCTGATGTATTGGTGGAGCTGCACGGCCAACAGGACGACAAGGGGTTGTTGGACCCCAAGAACCACCGCGCAATGCTGGATGAATACGGCAACCTCGACGGCTTGCGTGCCAAGGTGGCCACCGCTTGGCGTAGCAAGGCGGCCGCGGGCAAAGCGCTTGCGGCGGCGGAAAAACGCCTCGTGGAAATGCGGGAAGAGGAAGAATTCCTCCGCCACGCGGTCGCTGAGTTAACCAAGCTTGCCCCCGAGCACGGGGAAGAAGCTGAATTGGACGCCAAGCGCCGCATGATGCAAGCCGCTGAAAAGATGCGCGAAGATGTGGCGCAGGCGATCTCTGCCCTTGGTCTGAATGGCGCCGAAGGCGCGTTGAGCGACGCAAGCCGATGGCTCGATGGGGTGGTGGAACATGCCGAAGGCCGCTTGGAAATGCCCATGGCCGCGCTGGAACGTGCCTTGGTGGAACTGGGAGAGGCGCAAGCCGGGGTCGCCAGTTTCGCGGAACGGCTAGAGTTCAACCCGGCAGAGCTGGAAATGACCGAAGAACGGCTTTTCGCCCTGCGCGGATTGGCGCGAAAGCACAACGTGCTGGCCGATGATTTGGCGGGGCTTGCCGACACATTGGGCCAGCGACTTGCCGCGCTTGATGGCGGAGAGGCCGAGATTGCGGAACTGACCAAAACCCGCGACCGCGAAGACGCCGCCTATAAAGAGGCGGCGGATAAGCTGACGGCGGCGCGAGCGAAGGCCGCGCTGAAGCTCGATCGCGCCATGGGGGCCGAGCTTGCGCCCCTGAAGATGGACCGCGCAGTCTTTGAAACCCGCCGTGAAGAGGCTCCCGCAGGGCCCGACGGCGTGGATACGATCACCTTCACCGTAGCCACCAACCCCGGTGCGCCCTCTGGCCCCCTGAACCGCATCGCCTCCGGCGGGGAGCTGTCGCGCTTCCTTCTGGCGCTGAAGGTTTGCCTGACCTCGGACCAGGCCGGGCTAACGATGATCTTTGACGAGATTGACCGGGGCGTCGGCGGAGCGACTGCCGATGCGGTCGGGCGGCGCTTGGCCGATCTGGCCTCGGGCGGGCAGGTTTTGGTGGTGACCCATTCGCCGCAGGTCGCGGCCCTTGGGGCGCATCATTGGCGCGTGGCCAAGACGGTAGAAAAGGGCGTTACCTTCAGCCGTGTCGTGCCCTTGTCCGACGACCAACGGGTGGAGGAAGTTGCCCGCATGGTTGCTGGCGACACGATTACCGATGCCGCCAAGGACGCCGCACGGGCTCTGCTGAAAGGGTAG
- a CDS encoding outer membrane protein assembly factor BamD: MTTNRFRLSGAALGLTLVLAGCGGGGGGNGFLGTGLFSGNGGGGFFAGRNANIPLEELDAETIYQQAEFALENGRPDNAAELFIEVERLHPYSTWAERALIMAAFSYHEDGDYEAARVAAQRYLDFYPGNEDAAYAQYLLALSYYDQIDQVGRDQGVTYQALQALRVVIERYPDSEYTQDAILRFDLAFDHLAGKEMEVGRYYLRREHYTSAINRFRVVVEEFQTTSHTPEALLRLVEAYLALGLTDEAQTAGAILGYNFQSSPFYDDAYRQLTGQGLSLEAAGENWLREVWQQTVRGDWL, translated from the coding sequence ATGACAACCAACCGCTTTCGACTTTCCGGTGCAGCCCTAGGGCTGACGCTCGTTTTGGCGGGCTGTGGCGGCGGCGGTGGAGGCAATGGTTTCCTTGGCACGGGCCTGTTCAGCGGCAATGGCGGCGGCGGTTTCTTTGCCGGGCGCAATGCGAACATCCCTCTGGAAGAGCTGGACGCTGAGACGATCTATCAGCAAGCCGAATTCGCGCTGGAAAACGGCCGTCCAGACAATGCGGCCGAGCTGTTTATCGAGGTGGAGCGCCTGCACCCATATTCCACATGGGCTGAGCGGGCGTTGATTATGGCGGCGTTCTCCTATCACGAGGATGGCGACTACGAGGCGGCCCGTGTGGCGGCTCAACGCTACCTTGATTTCTACCCTGGCAACGAAGACGCGGCCTATGCCCAGTACCTTCTTGCACTGTCCTATTATGACCAGATTGACCAGGTGGGCCGCGACCAAGGCGTGACCTATCAGGCGCTGCAAGCGCTCCGCGTCGTGATCGAGCGGTATCCCGATAGCGAATACACCCAAGACGCGATCCTGCGCTTCGACCTCGCCTTTGACCATCTGGCGGGCAAGGAAATGGAAGTGGGCCGCTACTACTTGCGCCGCGAACATTACACATCGGCGATCAACCGGTTCCGGGTTGTGGTGGAAGAGTTCCAGACCACCTCTCACACGCCGGAAGCCTTGTTGCGTCTGGTGGAAGCCTACCTCGCCCTCGGCTTGACGGACGAGGCGCAAACAGCTGGCGCGATCCTTGGCTACAACTTCCAGTCCTCGCCGTTCTATGATGACGCTTACCGTCAGTTGACGGGGCAGGGGTTGTCTTTGGAAGCCGCCGGAGAAAACTGGCTGCGCGAAGTCTGGCAGCAGACCGTGCGTGGGGATTGGCTGTAA